The following are from one region of the candidate division WOR-3 bacterium genome:
- a CDS encoding DEAD/DEAH box helicase: MPSSLEEQKEIRTALAHTWPAFFARFGSLTEVQVKAIPEILSGNNLVLISPAASGKTEAVVAPVVERLLSQDCRNFSVLYISPTRALVNDLYRRLVEPLEYLGLKLERKTGDHPTVREKSLPFMLLTTPESFDSLLCRHPRIFSTLKAVILDEIHLLDNTPRGDQLRVLLERLRLINSNLNYYALSATIDDEKIGERYFSNARVVKVAKEREIEAELIKAGPDWQGRVIQRLVAQGCHKVLVFFNARSLAEANVKLFDRPPFTGKVWVHHASLTRQVREEVEAKMNKERIGILCCTSTLELGIDIGDVDAVVLFRPPFNVSSLLQRIGRGNRRSGNGLYMIGVYLDSWERLLFETFIDCARKGELYEKRYTPCLAILPQQIISYCFQRRRIGTTFDALRRIFQPVYGSSPVVEKVFAHLLDERVLQERSNGIFFLTDALEHKVELGKIHSNIQEKSFGQYQVIDITSGQEIGTVYFVLERFVLAGRSWQTIERKERDKKILVKPLEAISTSTKVFEGTGTGGYCYLMAEVLKARIFPGLKKGEFPFYTDGDRSYIVHLLGTTYGGLLAAALQVEGKDAEDLGGKVLIISNHRGGGPPHRNMERFPLPTREAIKAVVRAHLEMFEDSLGSGAFFDLLPEELKVEDHLLTLDVDGLWEYLDAIQLVRMEPAALRAQIGEHLPEMVQE; the protein is encoded by the coding sequence GTGCCTTCTTCGCTTGAGGAACAGAAAGAGATAAGGACCGCGCTGGCACACACCTGGCCAGCATTCTTTGCCCGTTTCGGCTCATTGACCGAGGTCCAGGTCAAGGCGATTCCGGAAATCCTTTCCGGCAACAATTTGGTGCTCATTTCACCCGCAGCATCAGGCAAGACCGAGGCGGTTGTTGCCCCGGTTGTGGAAAGGCTGTTAAGCCAGGATTGCCGCAACTTTTCCGTCCTCTACATCTCGCCCACCCGCGCCCTGGTCAACGACCTCTATCGCCGTCTGGTTGAGCCCTTAGAATATTTAGGATTAAAACTTGAGCGCAAGACCGGCGACCATCCAACAGTCAGGGAAAAAAGCCTGCCCTTTATGCTCTTGACAACGCCGGAGTCATTTGACTCCCTCCTCTGCCGGCACCCGCGCATATTCTCAACCCTGAAGGCGGTGATTTTGGATGAGATTCACCTCTTGGATAACACCCCGCGCGGGGACCAGTTAAGGGTCCTTTTGGAAAGGCTGCGGCTCATCAACAGCAATCTAAATTATTATGCCCTTTCCGCAACGATTGACGACGAGAAAATCGGTGAACGCTACTTCTCCAATGCCCGAGTGGTAAAGGTGGCAAAGGAGCGGGAGATTGAGGCAGAACTCATCAAGGCTGGTCCGGACTGGCAGGGAAGGGTTATCCAGAGGCTTGTGGCTCAGGGCTGCCATAAGGTCTTGGTTTTCTTTAATGCCCGCTCACTTGCCGAGGCAAATGTTAAGCTGTTTGACCGGCCGCCTTTTACCGGCAAGGTCTGGGTTCATCATGCCAGCCTGACAAGGCAGGTGCGCGAGGAGGTTGAGGCAAAGATGAACAAGGAGCGCATCGGCATCTTGTGCTGCACCTCCACCCTTGAACTGGGGATTGATATCGGTGATGTTGATGCGGTGGTGTTGTTTCGCCCGCCATTCAATGTCTCCTCCCTATTACAGCGCATCGGCAGGGGAAACCGGCGCTCGGGGAACGGGTTGTATATGATTGGTGTCTATCTTGACTCCTGGGAAAGGCTGCTTTTTGAGACCTTTATTGACTGCGCGCGCAAAGGCGAACTTTATGAGAAGCGCTATACCCCCTGCCTTGCCATCCTGCCCCAGCAAATCATCTCCTACTGTTTTCAGCGCCGGCGCATCGGCACCACCTTTGATGCGCTTAGGCGCATATTTCAGCCGGTTTATGGCTCAAGCCCGGTGGTGGAGAAGGTTTTTGCGCATCTCCTTGACGAACGGGTTCTCCAGGAAAGGTCAAACGGTATTTTCTTCCTGACCGATGCCCTTGAGCACAAGGTGGAACTGGGCAAGATTCACTCCAACATCCAGGAGAAAAGTTTTGGCCAGTATCAGGTGATTGACATCACCTCCGGTCAGGAGATTGGCACGGTCTATTTTGTCCTTGAGCGGTTTGTTCTTGCCGGCAGGTCCTGGCAGACAATTGAACGCAAGGAGAGGGACAAAAAGATTCTTGTCAAACCCTTAGAGGCAATCTCCACCAGCACCAAGGTTTTTGAAGGCACTGGCACTGGCGGCTACTGCTATCTTATGGCTGAGGTCTTAAAAGCCAGGATTTTCCCGGGTCTGAAAAAGGGCGAGTTTCCATTTTACACAGATGGAGACCGGTCATATATTGTCCATCTCCTGGGCACAACCTATGGCGGGCTTCTCGCTGCGGCTCTGCAGGTTGAGGGCAAAGATGCCGAGGACTTGGGGGGCAAGGTTTTGATAATCAGCAATCACCGGGGGGGTGGTCCCCCCCACAGGAATATGGAGAGGTTTCCTTTGCCCACAAGAGAGGCGATCAAGGCGGTGGTACGCGCGCATCTTGAGATGTTTGAGGATAGCCTCGGCTCAGGCGCATTCTTTGACCTTCTCCCTGAGGAGTTAAAGGTTGAAGACCACCTCTTGACCCTTGATGTTGATGGGCTCTGGGAATACCTTGATGCCATCCAGCTGGTGCGGATGGAGCCTGCCGCGCTCAGGGCGCAGATTGGCGAGCATCTGCCGGAAATGGTTCAGGAATGA
- a CDS encoding glycosyltransferase codes for MNRLLVVAYYTPPLGLSGVMRVTKLCKFLPDFGWEPIILTVKDVAYYAYDESLLSDLSRAKIFRTESLDPNRILRTLQNVKGKRQKAKREPPLGSRYDLARGARLLNFIFLPDAKVGWMPFAIKEGKRLIWELKPQAVLATAPPWSALLIGLKLAQNGNLPFIADFRDPWPAGFQAPPFYQRPFLKKILKRIFAGASMVLAVNKGTAQRIAHYGEEKIAILENGFDPDEFIIAPEKLPGFSILYVGNLYENQQEIAGFLSALTQLPDVRFYLAGNIDKESQKMLQKNKQVTLLGRVPHSRALALMKGADALLYIGKPGQPVGLKLYEYLGAQKPIIVWAENALEAADLVKEMDAGSSCNDAVSLGRFIQEIKENPNRFSGKDRSRFNRRNQAEWLALRLKSLL; via the coding sequence ATGAATAGGCTTTTGGTCGTTGCCTATTACACCCCGCCGCTCGGACTTTCCGGGGTGATGCGGGTGACAAAACTGTGCAAGTTTCTGCCCGATTTTGGCTGGGAGCCTATCATCCTCACGGTCAAGGATGTTGCCTATTATGCCTATGATGAAAGCCTCTTAAGCGACCTGAGCCGGGCAAAAATCTTCCGCACCGAAAGCCTGGACCCAAACCGGATTTTAAGAACACTGCAAAATGTAAAAGGCAAAAGGCAGAAGGCAAAAAGAGAACCACCATTGGGCAGCAGGTATGATTTAGCACGAGGGGCAAGGCTATTGAATTTCATCTTCCTTCCTGATGCCAAGGTTGGCTGGATGCCATTTGCGATTAAGGAGGGTAAAAGGCTCATTTGGGAACTGAAACCTCAGGCGGTTTTGGCAACAGCCCCGCCCTGGAGCGCACTACTAATTGGTTTGAAACTGGCGCAAAATGGCAACCTGCCTTTTATTGCCGACTTCCGCGACCCCTGGCCCGCGGGTTTTCAGGCACCCCCATTTTACCAGCGACCGTTTCTCAAGAAAATACTTAAGAGGATATTTGCCGGTGCCAGTATGGTCTTAGCGGTGAACAAAGGAACCGCACAAAGGATTGCGCACTACGGTGAAGAAAAGATAGCGATTTTGGAAAACGGTTTTGACCCGGATGAGTTTATTATAGCCCCGGAAAAACTGCCGGGCTTCAGCATCCTCTATGTAGGCAATCTTTATGAGAACCAGCAGGAGATCGCCGGTTTCCTCTCAGCACTCACTCAACTACCTGATGTCAGGTTTTACCTTGCTGGCAATATTGACAAAGAGAGCCAGAAAATGCTTCAGAAAAACAAACAGGTCACGCTTTTGGGCAGGGTTCCCCATTCCCGGGCGCTTGCCCTGATGAAGGGTGCGGATGCACTTTTGTACATCGGCAAACCCGGTCAGCCGGTCGGTTTGAAACTTTATGAGTATTTGGGCGCGCAAAAGCCGATAATTGTCTGGGCAGAGAACGCCCTCGAAGCGGCAGATTTGGTGAAGGAAATGGATGCCGGCAGCTCCTGCAATGATGCCGTATCTTTGGGCAGATTTATCCAGGAGATAAAGGAAAATCCAAACCGCTTTTCCGGGAAGGACCGCAGCCGGTTCAATCGCAGGAATCAGGCAGAATGGCTGGCACTACGCCTAAAAAGCCTGTTGTGA
- a CDS encoding glycosyltransferase family 2 protein, whose product MKVSIIIVTYNSAEDIKACLGSIRCSSDFETIVIDNASRDKTREILLSYSAPHLKLILNEKNLGYACANNQGAAASQGEYLLFLNPDTIIRDDALDRMVEFLDKNPLVAAVAPRLLNPDGTKQLSIRSFPTFSSVLWEMTGLPRIFPKFKKIGKWRLRYFDYDKFQYVEQPMASCLLIRRTVFTELGGFDETFPIFYNDVDLSYRLYQKGGRTAYLPEARVYHKLGASTGQIKPKMVYEAHRSLFRFLKKYNTGAPFFLKAVVLLPLLEISALIRVINWQLHNRLFRRSASHSA is encoded by the coding sequence TTGAAGGTTTCAATCATCATCGTCACCTATAACAGCGCTGAGGATATCAAAGCCTGCCTTGGTTCAATCAGGTGCTCATCAGACTTTGAGACAATTGTAATTGACAACGCATCAAGGGACAAAACCAGGGAGATACTTCTTTCTTATAGCGCACCTCATTTAAAACTGATTCTGAATGAGAAGAACCTTGGCTATGCCTGTGCCAACAATCAGGGTGCGGCAGCCTCTCAGGGGGAATATCTCCTTTTTTTAAATCCGGACACCATCATTAGAGATGATGCGCTTGACAGAATGGTTGAGTTCCTTGACAAGAACCCTCTTGTTGCCGCGGTGGCACCAAGGCTTTTAAACCCTGATGGCACAAAGCAACTCTCCATCCGTTCATTTCCAACTTTCTCATCGGTTTTATGGGAGATGACCGGTCTGCCGAGAATCTTTCCGAAATTCAAAAAAATTGGCAAGTGGCGCCTGCGCTATTTTGACTACGACAAATTTCAGTATGTTGAGCAGCCGATGGCATCCTGCCTTTTAATCCGGCGCACCGTTTTCACTGAGCTGGGAGGGTTTGATGAAACATTTCCCATCTTTTACAATGATGTTGACCTCTCCTATCGGCTTTATCAAAAGGGCGGCAGGACCGCATATCTGCCTGAGGCAAGGGTTTATCACAAACTTGGTGCTAGCACCGGGCAAATAAAGCCAAAAATGGTTTATGAGGCGCATCGCTCCCTTTTCCGCTTCTTGAAGAAATATAACACCGGTGCCCCCTTTTTCCTGAAGGCGGTTGTCCTTTTGCCCCTTCTTGAAATCTCAGCCCTAATCCGGGTTATTAACTGGCAACTTCACAACAGGCTTTTTAGGCGTAGTGCCAGCCATTCTGCCTGA
- a CDS encoding GDP-mannose 4,6-dehydratase, translated as MKRVLITGIEGFVGTHLCNYLNEKGYQVYGIHHTEPKTPLAAELFHADICRFEEIKRVLEESRPEWIFHLAGISSVADAEKEPVPCYQVNTLGTLKLFLAVHQLRLPCRILLVSSADVYGRGEKPHTEDDLPNPLTAYARSKLLAEEIGRLYYRTWEMDIVIVRPFSHTGPGQAPRFVFPKVARHIALVEKGRQEPVLKMGDLSVRRDYTDVRDICRAYVLAMENCLSGETYNITSGNCIRLRDGVDILLKMANKPVEVRSGATEIRPYDIPYLSGSAEKFQRLTSWQPEIPFEKTLADLLEYYRNQE; from the coding sequence ATGAAGCGGGTTCTCATCACCGGCATTGAGGGTTTTGTTGGCACCCATCTTTGCAATTATCTTAATGAAAAGGGGTATCAGGTTTACGGGATTCATCATACTGAGCCAAAGACACCCTTGGCTGCCGAACTTTTCCATGCGGACATCTGCCGATTTGAGGAGATAAAGAGGGTTCTTGAAGAGAGCCGGCCGGAATGGATTTTCCATCTTGCCGGGATTTCCTCGGTTGCCGATGCTGAGAAAGAGCCGGTTCCCTGTTATCAGGTAAATACTTTAGGGACCCTGAAACTTTTTCTTGCGGTTCATCAGTTGCGACTCCCATGCCGGATTCTTTTGGTATCATCTGCTGATGTTTATGGTCGGGGTGAAAAGCCGCACACCGAAGATGACCTACCCAATCCTTTGACCGCCTATGCCAGGAGTAAACTTTTGGCTGAGGAGATTGGCAGGCTTTATTATCGGACCTGGGAGATGGACATTGTGATTGTCCGACCCTTCAGCCATACTGGACCCGGTCAGGCGCCGAGGTTTGTGTTTCCCAAGGTTGCCCGTCACATTGCGCTGGTGGAAAAGGGTAGGCAGGAGCCGGTTCTGAAGATGGGCGATTTGAGCGTGCGCCGGGACTATACCGATGTCAGGGACATCTGTCGCGCCTATGTTTTGGCGATGGAAAACTGCCTGAGCGGCGAGACCTATAACATAACCTCTGGGAATTGTATCCGCTTGCGCGACGGGGTTGATATTCTCTTAAAGATGGCAAATAAGCCGGTTGAGGTTCGTTCCGGTGCAACCGAAATCCGTCCCTATGACATCCCCTATCTCTCAGGTAGCGCGGAAAAGTTTCAGCGCCTCACCTCCTGGCAGCCAGAAATACCCTTTGAAAAAACCCTTGCCGACCTCTTGGAGTACTACCGCAACCAGGAATAG
- a CDS encoding GDP-mannose 4,6-dehydratase, with protein MKYLITGITGFAGSHLADYLLTLGKGEVHGIIRWRSRTENIEHLMGKIFLHDCDLRDAYSVNQVISLVKPDRIYHLAAQSFVPMSWAAPAETFVTNVIGQTNIFEAVRACGCECRIQIACSSEEYGLVLPDEVPIKETNPLRPLSPYAVSKVAQDLMGYQYHQSYKMFIVRTRGFNHTGPRRGQVFVTSNFAKQIAEMEKGKREPILYVGNLDAVRDFTDVRDTVRAYYLILERGTPGDVYNVATGKGRKIKEVVEILKGFAKVKFEVRQDPKRLRPSDVELLIGDATKLKEATGWEPEIPFEKTLEDLLNYWRERV; from the coding sequence TTGAAATATTTGATTACTGGTATTACCGGTTTTGCTGGGAGTCATCTGGCTGATTATCTTTTAACGCTGGGTAAGGGCGAGGTTCATGGCATCATCCGGTGGCGCTCAAGAACCGAAAACATTGAGCATCTTATGGGCAAGATTTTTCTCCATGACTGCGACCTGCGCGACGCCTATTCGGTCAATCAGGTTATTTCCCTCGTGAAGCCCGACCGGATTTATCACCTTGCTGCCCAGAGTTTTGTGCCGATGTCCTGGGCAGCGCCGGCAGAGACATTTGTCACCAATGTGATTGGTCAGACCAACATCTTTGAGGCGGTGCGCGCCTGTGGTTGCGAATGCCGGATTCAGATTGCCTGCTCCAGCGAGGAGTATGGTCTGGTTCTGCCGGATGAGGTGCCGATAAAGGAGACCAACCCATTAAGACCACTCTCTCCTTATGCGGTGAGCAAGGTGGCGCAGGATTTGATGGGCTATCAGTATCACCAGAGTTATAAGATGTTCATCGTCCGCACCCGCGGTTTTAATCACACCGGACCGAGAAGGGGGCAGGTTTTTGTCACATCAAATTTTGCCAAACAGATTGCCGAGATGGAAAAAGGAAAGCGGGAGCCAATTCTTTATGTGGGTAATCTTGATGCGGTCAGGGACTTTACCGATGTCAGGGATACGGTGCGCGCCTATTATTTGATTCTGGAAAGGGGAACGCCTGGTGATGTTTACAATGTTGCTACGGGCAAGGGGCGCAAAATCAAGGAGGTGGTTGAGATTCTTAAAGGGTTTGCGAAAGTGAAGTTTGAGGTGAGGCAGGACCCAAAGAGGCTGCGCCCAAGCGATGTTGAACTTCTGATTGGCGATGCCACCAAACTCAAGGAGGCAACCGGTTGGGAGCCGGAGATTCCTTTTGAAAAAACCCTTGAGGATTTGCTCAACTACTGGCGCGAACGGGTTTGA
- the rpmB gene encoding 50S ribosomal protein L28, with product MAKHCEICGKVGMVGSNISHAHNVTKRRWEPNLQRVRVKEGTATKRIWVCTRCLRSGKVQKA from the coding sequence ATGGCTAAGCATTGTGAGATTTGCGGCAAGGTCGGTATGGTTGGCTCAAATATCAGCCACGCCCATAATGTTACCAAAAGGCGCTGGGAGCCGAACCTGCAGCGGGTGCGGGTGAAGGAAGGAACTGCGACCAAGCGCATCTGGGTATGCACCCGCTGTCTCCGCTCGGGCAAGGTGCAGAAGGCGTAA
- a CDS encoding T9SS type A sorting domain-containing protein encodes MRKSFLFAITLPMLISNLSIAQNYILKADILDGGGTKTTSSDYICQLSIGQSVASGIVTSGNYKGIIGFWHNPYGGGLPGIEEVSTHSLSPVVFNLAQNLPNPFANRTVIQYSLPKETEVCLKVYNSTGRVVTTLVQGKQQAGIYNVVWNVRNVPKEQLPAGTYFYRLKAGEFTAIRKMVKLE; translated from the coding sequence ATGCGTAAATCTTTCTTATTTGCTATTACCTTGCCTATGTTGATATCCAATCTTTCTATTGCCCAAAATTACATCCTTAAAGCCGATATTCTTGATGGAGGCGGTACAAAGACAACTTCTTCTGATTATATCTGTCAATTGAGCATCGGGCAATCGGTTGCATCGGGAATTGTTACAAGCGGCAATTATAAAGGCATCATCGGCTTCTGGCATAATCCTTATGGGGGTGGATTGCCGGGAATTGAAGAGGTATCTACACACTCTCTTTCTCCAGTAGTTTTTAATCTTGCGCAGAATCTTCCCAATCCATTCGCCAATCGCACGGTCATTCAGTATTCTCTTCCCAAAGAGACAGAAGTTTGTCTAAAGGTCTACAACTCAACTGGTAGAGTGGTAACAACACTTGTGCAAGGAAAACAGCAGGCAGGTATCTACAATGTCGTCTGGAATGTTCGTAATGTGCCTAAAGAACAATTGCCAGCCGGAACCTACTTCTACCGACTTAAAGCAGGTGAATTCACGGCGATAAGGAAGATGGTGAAGTTGGAGTAG
- a CDS encoding type II toxin-antitoxin system HicB family antitoxin: MKQKLSPYRNINAFIRKGEKYYVAECVEIGVVTQGKTVDETIANLREAVALHLENEDLAELGFARNPSLIITMELEPILSAI; encoded by the coding sequence ATGAAGCAGAAACTATCCCCTTATCGTAACATCAATGCATTTATCCGCAAAGGGGAGAAGTATTATGTGGCAGAATGTGTTGAAATTGGTGTAGTTACTCAGGGTAAAACGGTTGACGAGACCATCGCCAATCTCAGAGAGGCGGTGGCACTACACTTAGAAAATGAGGACCTTGCGGAGTTGGGGTTTGCCCGGAATCCTTCTTTAATAATTACGATGGAATTAGAGCCCATCCTAAGTGCCATCTAA
- a CDS encoding type II toxin-antitoxin system HicA family toxin, giving the protein MPSKLKRLTGPEVIKILQQFGFEVHSQRGSHIKLRRISSAGEKQTLTLVTHKELDTGTIYAIFRQACRYLPEEQLRRYFYTE; this is encoded by the coding sequence GTGCCATCTAAACTAAAAAGGCTCACAGGTCCGGAGGTCATTAAAATTCTACAACAATTTGGGTTTGAGGTCCATTCCCAAAGGGGAAGCCATATTAAGTTGCGAAGGATAAGTTCAGCCGGTGAGAAGCAGACTTTGACCCTCGTAACCCACAAAGAACTTGATACCGGCACTATTTATGCGATATTCCGGCAGGCATGCCGCTATTTGCCCGAAGAGCAATTGCGACGATATTTTTATACCGAGTAA